The window tctgaaACAAGAAGTTCTGGTCCGGGAGGTATAATATCAATCACTTGGCGTCCATCTGATGCATCAACTATGGATATTTCATACCCCCCCTCCCCCCGGTTTTCTTTACGTAGTATTTTTCTTACTATACCTGTTGACGTAGCATTATAGATTATATTGTTACTCTTGCTACCATCAGGATAGATCTGTCCTCTTTCTCGGTTTTCCCTACATATATGGgaaactactctatgttactatccattgtggctagtTTTAATGTGTGTTCGCTCTTTGACATGCGTATGCTGGACTTCAACTGTGTCGCTAGCGTTAGGCTGGTTATAATgggaagtatcatatactagtatcatgtagtactttatttattggcatgcatgatacatagtagtataacatttattatgatactgTATCATGAtgtgatactcaaccctctctctcttcatttaatgctatgacacctcatcaaacttGCTTAGTTGGCAtgtatgatactagctatgatactatcattacaaccagccttagctaGCTCTGCTTTCAAAATGCCCATTCATAGAAACTGTAGGGAAAATTGACCCAATATTAATATTCACGCCAACTCCTTATTAGCAGACAAGGGATGCAAGCGGATGGCGTCCGCTGGTCCACGAGTGTCGGTGAACAGGAAATTTTGAATGAACACAGTTATTAAAGCAATGAAGATTAATGCAATTTTTGCTTCGCTATAACAGACGGCTTCGATTAGCACGCTAATACCAAAAATAGGGTTACCTTGTTAATTTTGCTACGTGCATCGACTACTGTAAAATGCTCAAAAGTGCGATGTGTTAACTTCATCGTGTGTGTGTACTGCAAAGACCTGGTTTCCTCTGATCCCACAACTGTTGGCGTTGATGGAGAGCAGCGCGGTGCCGGCCAGCGCCTTGAGTAGGCAATGTTGGTAGAAGAGGGAGCTGGCTGCCTGGCTCATACTCCGGTGTTGCTAGCGAGGTTGTTGCCGATTCAGACGATCTGGCTCATGAGGATGTCAGCGACACACTAATCAGAGAATAAGGAGATGCAGTGGGTGTGGTCTCCAAAACTTAAAGGCTCCTACTGGTTTCGAAGGTAATTCAATTCACAGCTAATGAAAAAAAACTGCTTAGATGATActtcctccatccggaaatacttgtcggagaaatgcataaaaatgaatgtatttagaactaaaatacgtgtTTACATTCATTCCTTCGATAAGTAtttacggacggagggagtagattataGCGTGTTTGGAACTTTTAGTTAGTTATCCTTGGTTTTGGGGGGGTGTCTGGATTAATATTGTTTAGTTAGTTATCGTCTGCCTATTAGATACACCCGACTGAAATGTGTGTGCAATAATGGGCTAAAAACTACAGGATTAGGATCGACAAAGCATCAGATGAGAGGCAAAGCAATCCAAGCCTAGTCCCCGTGCTCGAGACTTCGATGTGTGCTTATGCACACAAGAAAGTTGGTACTGTTGTTAATCCTGTACTGGGGACAAGTTTTGACTCGGTCGAAGAAGCTTACGAGTTTTACAATTTGTACTCGTGTAAGATTGGGTTTGGCGTTAGGTATCCTAAAAGCCGGTTGAACGTTCATCGGAAAAAATGCATCCAGGAAATTGTGTGGGCGTGCGGTAAGCAGTGGAGCACTCATAAAGTAAAAGCCGCGCTGAATTTTTATGTATTAGATTTCTTGAAGAAGCTATTGCAGATGAAGAGAAACTTATGCATTTTTTTAACAGAGATAGGGCATAAACATCATTTTGGTTGGGCGAATCCAACATAGAATGCCCTGCAATGTTCTGATAGTTTTACAACACAACCAAAGAAAAGGGTGGGTGCGACGCCCTAGCACAAGTCGCGACAAAGCACCATATGAGCAACCAGCTAAGAGGACTAGTTTTTGTTCTATCTGCAGAGATCAAGGTCACACGAGCACCACTTGTCCGCAACGAGGAGATCTTCCAAAGGCACCGAGGAAGTCGCATCGATGCTCCAGATGCAGCTTACGAGGTCACAGGAAGAACACTTGCACCAACGCGTCCCAAGCAGACTTTCGAGAATGATTTTAGAATTGCTTATGTTGGAAAGTTCAGTTTGCTAACTGAACAAAATTTGCATTTATCGGTTTTGCACTATAATGCTGCTTTGGGTGTGATTTGTTTCCTGTGTTGTGACATTGTTGTTGAGTCCTTGGTTAAATCATGCAATACACTTAAATTGTGGTGTTGCTGTGAGTAGGTGACGTTTAGTTTAACTTTTTCAGTTTGAAAATCTTTCGGGCCTTGTTTTTGAATCATATTGTCATCAGCTTCTTATGACTCCAGTAATACACTAAATATGGTGTTGATGTCGCTTAGTTTAACATTTTCGGTTTGTAAATCTTCCACTCCTTGTTTGTGAATCAGATTGTCATTGATGTCTTCTGAATCTTGTGTTGTGCAGTCGCCCAGGAACATGACGACCGAGTCAATTCCATGTACGTCCCCGTGACTCCTTCCGTTTGGACTGTGTGGGCCTTGCTTTGCCACTCACCTACATGAGCTGCTCCTGTTTATTTACTGGCAATACAGGATACTGGAAAGGGTGCAACGCTGAAATACGGCTGCAGACTGCcattagtagaaaaagggtctaatgtgaaactcattagtcccggtttgcaatTGAACCagtactaatgtgaccattagtgccggttccaacggccaggcgggcggcgctcattagtatcggttcgtggcgaacctttagtaccggttcatgtcacgaaccgatactaaagaggtggtggcctttagtacgggttggtgactccaaccggtactaaaggggggggggggtctttagtaccggttggagccaccaaccggtattaaaggtggtgcgctgccacccgcagtgcacaatggttagtcccacctcgctagttgagaggagctcgcaccggtttataagccccgccgcggctaccgtgtcgagctcctctctaagcaggcctttgtgggcctattgcaagtcttctgccctgtggggcctactgggccatatgggcctgcatcctggcccaactagagattgggtttctagtcgtatgcaggccgtgtcggcccagtaggcgggctgtttttgctttatttcaaaaataaaaataaaaataatccttaccaaccgggactaaaggtcccccagaccacggcgcgcctcgtgccacgtggtgggcctttggtcccggttcgtgttgaactgatactaaaggggggacctttagttcccactctttagtgccggttccagaaccagtactaaaggtccttacgaaccggtactaaaagtcgtttttctactagtgtgcctGCGTGGCGCTCATCAAGACAACGGCAGGCGGCACAGATTTTGGCCTCCATGGTACGTGGCCACCAAACAGCATTTTCGAGGACTCGGGTCCTTTTATAGGTGATTCAAACCGACTATAACTGAGATATTTCTACTAGATGCCCACCTCATCTTATATGTGTATCACACTAGGAACTGCTCCATCTGTTTTATAATGTAGTGCCTAAAGATTTTTATAAAAGTCCAACATTACAAACTTTCATCATGTTTATAGAGAAAAGtaggtacatctagaataccaaatgcacatcatTAGATATATCGTGAGTTTTATTTTCAGAATGTACATGTTTAGTATTGTAGACGTAGACAgttttctctatacacttggtcaaagttggcaaagtttgactttcacaaaaatatataggcactacattgtgaaatggagggagtactagttacgTACAGCTTTCTACACCTAGCTGTTTTACCTTAACTAGTAAGCAACGCAAGTGCTGCCGACTTACAGATTTACTTAgtactctcttcgttcctaaatacaagaCCTTTTAAGAATTTCGCTATAAACTACAAAGCAAAAtaagtaaatctacactctaagatatgtctatatatatccgtatgtagtTTATAGTGAGATCTCTAAAAAGTTTTAattatatttaaaaacggaggagTATAATTTGTGCTTCTGCTGCCGCTGCCGTTGCATGCATGCATTGGAGACATGTTGGCAGATGCATGCATGGCTGCATGTCGGCAGGAGTGGAAAAGAAAAGTGACTAGAGTTACCGTAGCTTAGGCCATGCTTGGATCCaacggactatttttagtctgactaaaagtagtcttttttagaggctaaagttccaatcacccctgactaaagagaggctagaactagtcttgagactaaaacccTACTAAAATGtgaattagtcctctctctcctcatttaattcctctcttttaacacatgcgagttcgggattggagggtttggaggataataaatgctcattaactcattttagtctatttagtatttgtatccaagcatgggtgaggctagcaagttttagtcccactacttttagtcatgggactaaaatgtaTCAAGCACCCTCTTAGTACTCTTTCCtatctcaaaaaacttgtcctaaATTTGTCcttcaaatgaatgtatctatcATTAACTTGATAATAGACTATATATATGTGTACATCTTTAGTAGAAGTAATATAGATGGTAACATCACAtatctaggcaaaatagatgataTGACAAGTAACTAATGAAGAAAAAAAGGCATGTGATAACATAACTAGTTACTCATAGTATAAATAACATCACACAAAGCAAGACAAGAtaagtctacaacctaataaatgaagtattGTAGGACACCACATATATGTTACTTTCCACTATAGAGATACTAGTAACATAAAAAAatactagtaacatagactagtgactcccttcgtccgggtttagggggtgtttggttcagggactttttagtcccagggactagaaaaagtccctaaaaagtccctaagaaccaaacgggagggactttttctatagggactagaaaaagactgTACTGGagagtcttttttgattagtccctgggactagaaaaagtcctagaacttctgaaccaaacacccccttatTGGGCCCCTAAGTCACAACACAAAGACCAAAGATGTACACATATATAGAGATTTAGGCAATAAATCAGCTTAATTTGCTTCCTAACTACCCTATTAAATTGCCATGTTAACTAAAGAAGGCGCATGCAGTGGTCGGTGTGCGCATGCAGCCTGCACCCATGCCCAATTGGCAAGGTTCCAGCGTGGGCTCCAATGCAAAGATGCATGCACGGGAGAGATTTCAGGTAATAAAGCAAGGTAATTAATGTATGGGCCTAATAAAAAGGTATAACCATGTGTGGCTTAAgggcccaataaacccggacgaagggagtactccCTATTGTGGCTAGTCTAAAAGGAGCTCCATCCATCCTGTTGTAATCAGGCCATTTTCAATTCCAATACtttctccatttttatttactctgcatattagagttgactgaagtcaaaatttgtaaagtttgaccaagtttatataaaagaatataaacatttatcataacaaaTCTATATAATGCAAAAGTATGTTCAGTAATGAatttaatggtattgatttgttattgtacatgttaatatttttgtccataaactttgtcaaagtttataaagcttgaATTTGATCAAATTTattatgcgaagtaaataaaaacgAAAGGAGTACAAGGCAAGCAGCCTCAAGTAGTACTCCACTCCGGTACATGTGTGCGCGCGTTTTATAGACTGCGCTACCTGCAGTGCTTTGGTCTATCCTTCATTCATTCATATAAATCAGTACACCACCAGTTCAGCTAGTCTATAGTGTGGGCTAACAAACAcatcctaagagcatctccaacaggcgcggcaAAACGCGCGCCCGCGCGGTAAAATCAGTTTTTCGCGCGCGCCGGTTggtttcgcgcgctccagcggtggAGGGAAGTTAGCGCGCGCGGGAAGCGTTTGCGCGCACGCGGTAGAAAGCGGCACGAGGCGCGCTAGATATGGcgcgccgcttcgcgcgcgcctataAAGTCCCGCGCTTCGCCACGCGCACAGAACAGCCACGCGCCCTTCTCCTCGCAATCTCGCCGCTTCGCACTCCACCGCTTCGCCGCGTCGCCGCTTTCtgcgccaccaccgcgccaccatgccgccgcgccgccggggtGCTTCGGGCTTTCGCGGCGTCCGCGAGCGCCCCAACGGCTGGTACTCCGCCGAGATACGGGTCGGcgacgtccggctcggcctcgggaCGTTCCGGAGCGCGCGCGAggcggcccgcgcgtacgacgctgcGGCGTGGCGCTCGGACAGGCCCCGATCCCAGATGAATTTCTGGGATGTCTTCACGCGCGAGGAGGCGCAGCgcctcgcccctccgccgcggcTGATCACGGACATGGACCGTGCCGACCACGCTCGGCGGCAGCGCCGTCTCCTCgtcgccgaggaggacgagcgagccatggcaGAGTGGCGCCGTCGCCACCCAGAGGACGTCGACGCCGAGCATGCCTactgggcggagaggacggcaaggcgccgcTCGGAGCGGGCGGACCGGCGTCAGCGGAAGGCAGTGGCGAACGAGCAGTGTGACATCGTCTCCGCAGGTGGGAGGTCGTTCTTCACCTCGGACGATGAACGTTGGGACGACGTCTGGCTCTCAACCTCGGACGACACCGACgaggatgacgatggtgatggcagcgacttagagtagttttctatctatgtatgccgtagtaatttctatctatctatctatgtatgttGAACTATCTATCATCTATGCCGTAGTAGTTGCACCGATGTAAAATATCTATGTATCGCTTTTTTTATCTATGCAATTTTAATTAAAAAATATTATAGAATGAGCGCAGGCGCTGCATTTTACTGCGCCTGCTGAAGCTGCGCGCGCGCGGCTGCTGGAGCAAacgctgcgcgccgcgccaaaccaggcgatgggCGCGCGCCAAATCTGTTTTTACAGCGCGGCGCgttgggcgcctgttggagatgctctaaagcttCATAGCTGCTCCATAGCGgcagcggagagagagagagacacgtaCCCAGAGTCTCGGAGATAACAGGACTAGAATCATGGCCACCGTGATTGCAAACCTCATTCTGCCGGTGATCGTGATGATCATGGTGTTCTCGGTGGTGCTTGGCGCGGGGCGGCCGCTGGCAGCGGAGGAATGGGGCGGGCCATATCCATCGTGCCCGACCTGGAACCCAAACGTCGGGTGCCCCCCATAAGTCTGCAGAAACCGGCGAGAGGAAGCTGATGATCAATGGCGTGGCCTAGCAAAGAAAGTGGTAGTATTGTATCTGTATACAGAATTACAGATGATTTAAAATATTTCAGTTGTTCTTTACAAATCTTTTTTTTTGGCGAACATGTTCTTTATAAGTCTTTTTTTTCCTGCGGGGTTGTTCTTTATAAGTCTTTATGTAGTGTAATTTTATAGGGTAATATATATGCAGACAGATATTATTGTTTCTTTTTGGTAAGATTTTTAGGCCCTTGTTGGCAGTGTACCCCGTATAGAAAGTTGTTCAAGTGGATGGAAACTGTAGGGAAATATTACAGTGGAAATAGTACAGTTGTGTACTTCTGTTTGCTTTTGACTCTTTTGCTCTGCCTAGGATCTTCACAAAATTATTGTTCTTTTGGTATTCATGTTTATGAGGTTTTAAAAGCAACTCCAACGCAGCGACCCAAATCGTCCGTCAGCGTACGTTTAGGTCCGCGCGGACAAAACACAATGCCCAACGCAGGCTctaattttcatttttttttgtCCGCTTTGTGTCCTCTTGGACCCATTTCTGGCTCAAATTTAGCACTCATTTGGGTGATGTGTCATGTCCGTCCGCCTCTGCGCATTGCACATGCTCTCTGGCCCACCTGGCATTCACACACCCatccttttttctctctctctcactggcCCACCCACCAAGCCGCTCTGTTGAATGCCAACTGCGGCACAGCCGCACGTCGGAGACGCGCACCACCGCGCCACCAGGAGGCGGGCCGTCGTTGGGGTTGCAGCAGCAGCTAGGCACTTCGGCCTGCTCGCTGGTGCCGTCGGGGCCGAGCTAGTGCTGCTCAAGGCCGCTCTCGCACTGCTGGTGCAGTCCAAGACACCCAACACGGGCTTCGGCACCAAAAAGTGTTCGGCCGCGCCCGCCTGGGCCTCGCGGTTGTGCGCCGGACACCGAGGCCCGAGGAAGGGCGGCGAGCAcagcagcacacacacacacatacgcgGCCATCGGCTGGCTAGATAGCACACACACAACTGTGCAGGGCATGGAtagcagctactccctccgtcccataataaaaGAGCgttttttacagagggagtagttgtcggattcggggctccgcagacccaagaaagattcgaactctggggtgcgtgcgaagaactcaacctccccagtctgccaACTCGACGATTTCACGACCTAGCTCGACGAACTAGAAGGAAatgggacacaacagtttacccaggttcggcccaccttgcggtgtaaaaccctacgcctgctttgtggtggattagcctcgaggtgggctgaggatgaactagtacagtggaagaacagcctcaggaggtttgttcttgtgctggtgtgggtgaggatggtctgaatgtgatccccccctatggtggtggctaggctatatttatagtggccttggtcctcttcccaaagtgaaggcgggaagagatcccacaacggccaaattcgaagggagacaactagtacatcttatcctgacgaaaggtggtcttcgccagcAAAGCTTCTAGTTGTGACgccatggtgggctcggcgatgacctccgtcccgccgtcGTGAcaatcttggtcttgttgcatgaaaatggaaacctttggttgatacctcgggactccgcggctgcgcttgcctctttagcaccaaagaggaaacctggtgtactgtgcccgctggcgcccgcctggcctcggtcgtcatggcttgcatcatccaaacctcgcgaggtgagggcctgcatagaaatctccgctccttaggATGCAGCCGCTTCcggaggtcttggcatcgtccgcctcgcgaggcttggctcctcgcgagggtcttgtgttgttggtgctgaaggtgggccgtaccaggccgtcgatagagccacgccgtgggctgcaggcacgCAAGTCAGGTACCCCGGTTCCCaggatgccgatagtagcccccactactaggaaaatgcgtaTACACAGTAGCATAGTATTAGCGCTGTAAAATAGTAACCGCtgctgctatttagcagtagcgctttctcgGGCAAGCGCTACTAGTAACTTTGTAGTAGTAGTGTTGGGAAgcaaaaacgcgctactactacgtggGACCAGACGAGGCCACCGATGGTTGCTGTAGTTGTAGCGCTGTAcagaaacaagcgctactactaacagtgtAGTAGCAGCGCTTGATTTTGCCACGCCACTACTGCTAATGGGCCCCACTTAGTAGTAGGGCTTTTCATggagagcgctactactaagtcccatagcagcagcgctttttgctAAGCAGCGCTATTGCTAGTTGCGGCTGGTGCCACCTTTCCacccccctcccctcctctcccccactttgccctctctccccctcctttccCCTCTCCACTCTCCACTCTCCACCATTGTTGCTCTTCTTCCCTCTTCCTCCTATACCTCTCTTCTCTCCACATTAATGGCACCCTCCTCCATAAATGGCCTCTCTCTTTCTCCTACACCTCTCTTCTCCCCCGATTAATGCCCACCTCCACCNNNNNNNNNNNNNNNNNNNNNNNNNNNNNNNNNNNNNNNNNNNNNNNNNNNNNNNNNNNNNNNNNNNNNNNNNNNNNNNNNNNNNNNNNNNNNNNNNNNNNNNNNNNNNNNNNNNNNNNNNNNNNNNNNNNNNNNNNNNNNNNNNNNNNNNNNNNNNNNNNNNNNNNNNNNNNNNNNNNNNNNNNNNNNNNNNNNNNNNNNNNNNNNNNNNNNNNNNNNNNNNNNNNNNNNNNNNNNNNNNNNNNNNNNNNNNNNNNNNNNNNNNNNNNNNNNNNNNNNNNNNNNNNNNNNNNNNNNNNNNNNNNNNNNNNNNNNNNNNNNNNNNNNNNNNNNNNNNNNNNNNNNNNNNNNNNNNNNNNNNNNNNNNNNNNNNNNNNNNNNNNNNNNNNNNNNNNNNNNNNNNNNNNNNNNNNNNNNNNNNNNNNNNNNNNNNNNNNNNNNNNNNNNNNNNNNNNNNNNNNNNNNNNNNNNNNNNNNNNNNNNNNNNNGAGTTGCTTATGTTTTGCTGCCGTTTCGGTGAATTTCgagcaaactcaatatgtcctatttttaggcaaggtcatgccaaaattatatatatatgactttgaagcatgcattatttattttataaccCTTTTTCTTGTTATACCGTGCAGTCGGTCATGAAGGTGAGTGGATGGAAGGTGGAGTGGTACATGCAATCCGCGGTGATGGACATGTATGCAAATAATCGGACTAGGATTAGATGTTTGTGTGCAAGATGCAAGGAAGGACTCCTTTTGGACCCTTTTGATCGTGACACTTTGAAGGCGCACCTGCTgatgaatggtttcatggatggatatactcaGTGGATACgcaaagaagatgatgatgatgaggacgtccaCATGACAGGGAATAACGACATGGGGCTAGATGAAGAGATGACTGATCGACATGAAGACGATGGCGTCGGACATGTCGGCGGGGAAGAGTCCGGAAATGACAACGGTGGCGGAGAAGATTTCGGACACGGTGAAGAAGAGTTTGGACATGGCGGAGAAGAGGCGGCGGTCATGCCACAGTCTTCGACGGCACTAAGTGCAGtcgtgcaggaccctcatgttTGAGTCCTCCTTCGCAAGAGTATGACTAGCAAGAGAGcttcttctagagaggaggccaagctggCGCCACTTGAAGTAGACTCGGGGACTCCATTGTATGACGGTTGCGATCCCGAGGTGACCCACTTGAGTTTCACACTcgaacttctaaagacgaaggccaaaaacaaatggacagacaaAGCCTCGATGAGTATTTTAAGtatctacataataaagttcttcccgcggggaacctgtgtcctactagtgtcgaggaggccaagaaaattgtTTGTCCTTTTGATTTGCTGCACATTAGGTACCACGCCTGTatcaacaattgcatcatttatcaggggGAGCACGCGGAAAAACTAGCTGcccagtgtgcaatgcttctcgatgcaagaaggcaggaaagaaagctcctcagaaagttgtatggtactttccgatcactccctaTCTGCAGAGGTATTTCGTAGATCgtaaggaagcaaagctcatgtgCTAGCAcatggagaggaagaagcccgacgatggagatgatccgaggcTAGGACACCTTGTAGAtggtagccagtggagagcattcaacGCCGCATATGGATTTGCTGCagaagatccaaggaacatcgtgcttggtgcgagtatcgatggcatgaatccgtttggaaaccagaacaccaaccacagcacatggcccgtgtttgtatggatgtacaacctccgcccatggaagtgcatgaacacaaagtacatacacatgagcatgctgattcaagggccgaaacaaccgggaaatagtattaacctgtatatggggcttctgcaagaggagctagacacgttatggaaaacaccgacatggacatgggacgccagcaaaggagaATATTTCCATATGAGAGTGTGTTGatgacgacggtgcacgactatctcggttaagggtacacctcaggccaggtgtgccacgaatactgcggatgcacgaggtgcatggatgatacaacgtctcagcagcttACGTCAACGAAAGATGGTGGGTCCCGGAAaattgtgtacatggggcatcgtagATGGCTTGAGAAGGATGCCTCgtggagaaagcgtggagatctatttgatgggtTGGCTGAgcttcgaggacctccacgtaagaggaGCGGCGCCGAAATCGACGAGCTATTGAGAAACTGGGAAcaatgccccgcgccgggaaagatcaAAAAGGCGCCGGAGTCGTTGctaaaggtatggaaaatgaggtctgttttctaggacttggagtactggcccaatcacgacacgcctcattgccttgatcaaatgcatatcatgaagaatgtCCTCGagtgcttgcactacaaaaaaagacacatccatgacattttgggccaaacgatttttttctgtcatacttatgacacttctatgacgataattgtgacaaaacccggtatcatcatagatgtggtgggctcctacttctatgacaaaaaatcatgactgaaaattggcttttcgtcctgggcgggccggagatgcagctgcatgacattctttgggccgtccatgacagaaaaaaccgtggtagaagcgagggcgaggaaaatttcggcgagttcctggttacgatgggtggtcgggggccgagtgatgcgtgtttctctcgtacacgtacgcgcgtgtgtgcgaggccttggctctaactgaactcaggcgaggcgttgggctcta is drawn from Triticum dicoccoides isolate Atlit2015 ecotype Zavitan chromosome 6B, WEW_v2.0, whole genome shotgun sequence and contains these coding sequences:
- the LOC119322340 gene encoding uncharacterized protein LOC119322340 codes for the protein MPPRRRGASGFRGVRERPNGWYSAEIRVGDVRLGLGTFRSAREAARAYDAAAWRSDRPRSQMNFWDVFTREEAQRLAPPPRLITDMDRADHARRQRRLLVAEEDERAMAEWRRRHPEDVDAEHAYWAERTARRRSERADRRQRKAVANEQCDIVSAGGRSFFTSDDERWDDVWLSTSDDTDEDDDGDGSDLE